A stretch of the Fusobacterium varium genome encodes the following:
- a CDS encoding ABC-type metal ion transport system, ATPase component: MIKIEKINKIYSNGFHAVKDVSLEVKKGDIFGIIGLSGAGKSSLIRLLNRLEEPTSGSIVIDGVDITKLSKRELLERRKKIGMIFQHFNLLASRTVGENVAFALEIAGWNKDKIKDRVKELLEVVELSDKMNSYPSQLSGGQKQRVAIARALANNPDILLSDEATSALDPKTTNSILELIKNIQQKFGLTVVMITHQMEVIRDICNRVAVMSDGEIVETGGVHHIFSNPKAEITKELISYLPSTEERGVEIMKTKGKYIVKLKFLGTIAEEPIISQALRKFDIDFSIIGGSIDHLSTMKVGHLFIELSGDIKQQQEAIEWFNESGVMVEVIYNGI, encoded by the coding sequence ATGATCAAAATAGAAAAAATCAATAAAATATATTCTAATGGCTTTCATGCAGTAAAAGATGTCAGCCTTGAAGTGAAGAAAGGGGATATATTTGGAATAATAGGTTTGAGTGGAGCAGGAAAGTCATCACTTATCAGACTTCTAAACAGATTAGAAGAACCTACAAGTGGAAGCATAGTAATTGATGGGGTAGATATAACAAAGCTTTCAAAAAGAGAACTTCTAGAAAGAAGAAAGAAAATAGGAATGATATTTCAGCATTTTAATCTTTTAGCATCAAGAACAGTAGGAGAAAATGTAGCATTTGCATTAGAAATAGCTGGATGGAATAAAGATAAAATAAAGGATAGAGTAAAGGAACTGCTAGAGGTAGTAGAGCTTTCAGATAAAATGAATTCATATCCAAGTCAATTAAGTGGAGGACAAAAACAGAGGGTAGCAATAGCTAGAGCATTGGCAAATAATCCAGATATACTTTTATCAGATGAAGCCACTTCAGCTCTTGATCCCAAAACTACAAATTCAATACTGGAACTTATAAAAAATATTCAGCAGAAATTTGGTCTTACAGTGGTTATGATAACTCACCAGATGGAAGTTATCAGAGATATATGTAATAGAGTAGCAGTCATGTCAGATGGAGAGATAGTTGAAACAGGAGGGGTACATCATATTTTTTCCAATCCAAAAGCAGAGATAACAAAAGAACTTATTTCATATCTTCCAAGTACAGAGGAAAGAGGAGTGGAGATAATGAAAACTAAGGGGAAATACATAGTGAAGCTTAAATTTTTAGGAACTATAGCAGAAGAACCAATAATTTCACAGGCATTAAGGAAATTTGATATAGATTTTAGTATAATTGGAGGATCAATAGATCATTTATCTACAATGAAAGTAGGACATCTATTTATTGAATTGTCAGGAGACATAAAGCAGCAGCAGGAAGCAATAGAATGGTTTAATGAATCAGGAGTTATGGTAGAGGTGATTTATAATGGTATTTAG
- a CDS encoding ABC-type metal ion transport system, permease component produces MVFSMILDSTLETLYMVFFSTLFSLIIGFPIGILLVITKEGNILEKPKLNKVLEMIINTLRSFPFIILMICLFPLSRIIVGTTIGSTAAIVPLSISAAPFVARMIEGALNEVDRGLIEASSSMGASNSTIILKVMIPETMPHIIHGITVTVISLIGFSAMAGTIGAGGLGDLAIRFGYQRFKTDIMIYSVIVIILLVQILQSFGNYLVYRAKRNR; encoded by the coding sequence ATGGTATTTAGTATGATTTTAGATTCAACGTTGGAGACATTATACATGGTATTTTTTTCAACTTTATTTTCGTTGATAATAGGATTTCCAATAGGGATATTATTAGTGATAACTAAAGAGGGAAATATTTTAGAAAAACCAAAGTTAAATAAAGTTCTTGAAATGATAATTAATACTTTAAGATCATTTCCTTTCATTATTTTAATGATTTGTCTGTTTCCGCTTTCAAGAATAATAGTAGGAACAACAATAGGAAGTACAGCAGCGATAGTTCCTTTATCAATATCAGCAGCACCATTTGTTGCCAGAATGATAGAGGGTGCATTGAATGAAGTTGACAGAGGACTTATAGAAGCTAGTTCAAGCATGGGAGCAAGCAATTCCACAATAATATTAAAAGTAATGATCCCTGAAACTATGCCACATATAATACATGGAATAACAGTAACTGTAATAAGCCTGATAGGGTTTTCAGCAATGGCAGGAACTATTGGTGCAGGAGGACTTGGAGACCTTGCAATAAGATTTGGATATCAGAGGTTTAAAACAGATATAATGATATACTCTGTAATTGTTATAATTCTTCTAGTACAAATATTACAGTCATTTGGTAATTATCTTGTATATAGAGCTAAGAGAAATCGATAA
- a CDS encoding ABC-type metal ion transport system, periplasmic component/surface antigen has translation MKKSLKTLLAAAFVLAGTTIFAGELKVGATPVPHAELLNLVKDDLKAEGVELKIIEFTDYVTPNLALAEGEIDANFFQHYPYLEKFITERGLKLASAAKIHVEPLGVFSKKYKEIGQLPDKATIAIPSDPSNGGRALILLHNNGIITLNDPSNLYVTEFDIVKNPKKLKFKPIEAAQLPRVLPDVDAAVINGNYALEAGFSPVDDSLLLEGKESPYANIIAVKAGDENKEDIVKLIKALQSKKVSDYILSNYKGGVVPTF, from the coding sequence ATGAAAAAATCATTGAAAACATTATTAGCAGCAGCATTTGTATTAGCAGGAACAACAATATTTGCAGGGGAATTAAAAGTTGGAGCTACACCTGTACCTCATGCAGAACTTTTAAATCTAGTAAAAGATGATCTGAAAGCTGAAGGAGTAGAACTTAAAATCATTGAATTTACAGATTATGTAACTCCTAACTTAGCACTGGCAGAAGGAGAAATAGATGCTAACTTCTTTCAACATTATCCTTATCTTGAAAAGTTTATAACTGAAAGAGGATTAAAACTTGCTTCAGCAGCAAAAATTCATGTTGAACCTCTTGGAGTTTTCTCAAAAAAATATAAAGAAATAGGACAGTTGCCTGATAAAGCAACAATAGCTATTCCAAGTGATCCATCAAATGGAGGAAGAGCTCTTATTCTTTTACACAATAATGGAATAATTACTTTAAATGATCCTTCAAATCTGTATGTTACAGAATTTGATATAGTTAAAAATCCTAAAAAATTAAAATTTAAACCAATTGAAGCAGCACAACTTCCTAGAGTTCTTCCTGATGTAGATGCAGCTGTAATTAATGGAAATTATGCTTTAGAAGCTGGATTTTCTCCAGTTGATGATTCACTTTTGTTAGAAGGAAAAGAATCTCCTTATGCAAATATTATAGCTGTAAAAGCAGGAGATGAAAATAAAGAGGATATAGTAAAACTTATAAAAGCACTTCAAAGTAAAAAAGTAAGTGACTATATTTTAAGTAACTATAAAGGTGGAGTAGTACCTACATTCTAA
- a CDS encoding ABC-type metal ion transport system, periplasmic component/surface antigen, which yields MKKIFILFILLTTLCFGKTLKIGTTSYPGAEIMELIKDDLKAEGIELQIVEMNDYVTPNIALAEGDIDLNSFQHLPYLEQFKKDRKLNLVSAGATYIAPLGLYSKKFKSIEELPDKATIAIPNDPTNSGRALLLFHRIGLIKLKDPTDLHATAFDIVENPKKIKFKQLEAAQLPRVIDDVDAAIINGGYALNAGFYPTRDSILLEDKDSPYINIIAVRAGDENREDIKTFVKHFQSEKVRNYINETFKGGFVPVF from the coding sequence ATGAAAAAAATATTTATACTTTTTATATTATTAACAACATTGTGTTTTGGAAAAACTTTAAAAATAGGAACTACTTCTTATCCAGGGGCAGAAATTATGGAGCTCATAAAAGATGATTTAAAAGCTGAAGGAATAGAATTGCAGATAGTAGAGATGAATGATTATGTAACACCAAATATAGCACTGGCAGAAGGAGATATTGACTTAAATTCTTTTCAGCATCTTCCATATTTAGAGCAATTTAAAAAAGATAGAAAGCTTAATCTTGTTTCAGCAGGAGCAACATATATAGCACCTCTAGGACTATATTCTAAAAAATTTAAATCAATAGAGGAACTTCCTGATAAAGCTACAATAGCCATACCAAATGACCCTACAAACAGTGGAAGAGCACTTCTTCTTTTTCATAGAATAGGACTAATAAAGCTTAAAGACCCTACAGACCTTCATGCTACAGCATTTGATATTGTAGAAAATCCAAAGAAAATAAAATTTAAACAATTAGAAGCAGCTCAGCTTCCTAGAGTAATAGATGATGTAGATGCAGCTATTATCAATGGAGGATATGCTCTTAATGCAGGATTTTATCCTACTAGAGACAGCATACTTCTTGAGGATAAAGATTCTCCATACATCAATATTATAGCTGTAAGAGCAGGAGATGAAAACAGAGAAGATATAAAAACTTTTGTAAAACATTTTCAGAGTGAAAAAGTAAGAAACTATATCAATGAAACTTTTAAGGGTGGATTTGTACCAGTATTCTAA
- a CDS encoding putative glycoside hydrolase, with amino-acid sequence MKKNTVVIAGAGSTHTPGIIQSLIQKKDTLPLKKLILFEIDEERLNRVKAVMTQFIKDNYDKELEVIATLDYAEAFTGVDFVFAQIRQGGLEMRRYDEKIPLKYGVIGQETCGPGGSISYGIRSIPGVIKIIEEAKKYSPDCWILNYSNPAAVVAEATRRKFNNERILNICDMPVAILLSYSKMLGLSDWTELDPEYFGLNHFGWFTALYDQTGKDRLPELREKIISTGMEACSDRHHKDKDWQKTWKQYAEIVKDYPEYLPNSYLQYYLYSSDVVKKMDLTHTRADMIIEGREKELKEEYNKFLADPDNYKSPVQEFTVFGDFIVDAAASIAYNKGYRYLVIVENNGAIPNLPADAMVEVPAYLRSWGPEPVARKPISSFYKGLIENQLSSEKLAVDAYFENSYDKALQAIAVNKTVSSTSIAKAILDDLIEANGEYWPKLEKKSY; translated from the coding sequence ATGAAAAAGAATACAGTTGTAATAGCAGGAGCTGGAAGTACTCATACTCCAGGAATAATTCAAAGTTTAATTCAAAAGAAAGATACACTTCCTTTGAAAAAATTAATTTTATTTGAGATAGATGAAGAAAGATTAAATAGAGTAAAAGCTGTAATGACTCAATTCATAAAAGATAATTATGATAAAGAATTAGAAGTTATAGCTACATTAGATTATGCTGAGGCTTTTACAGGAGTAGATTTTGTTTTTGCTCAAATAAGACAAGGGGGACTTGAAATGAGAAGGTATGATGAAAAAATACCTTTAAAATATGGCGTTATAGGTCAGGAAACTTGTGGACCTGGAGGTTCAATTTCATATGGAATAAGATCAATTCCTGGAGTTATAAAAATAATAGAGGAGGCTAAAAAGTATTCACCTGACTGCTGGATACTTAATTATTCAAACCCAGCTGCTGTAGTAGCAGAAGCAACAAGAAGAAAATTTAATAATGAAAGAATATTAAATATATGTGATATGCCAGTAGCAATACTTCTTTCTTACAGTAAAATGCTGGGATTGAGTGATTGGACAGAATTAGATCCAGAATATTTTGGACTAAATCATTTCGGATGGTTTACAGCATTATATGACCAAACAGGAAAAGATAGATTGCCAGAATTGAGAGAAAAAATAATATCAACAGGAATGGAAGCTTGCAGTGATAGACATCATAAAGATAAAGATTGGCAAAAAACTTGGAAACAATATGCTGAAATTGTAAAAGATTATCCAGAATATCTTCCTAACAGTTACTTACAATATTATCTATATTCATCAGATGTAGTAAAAAAAATGGACTTAACTCATACTAGAGCAGATATGATAATAGAAGGAAGAGAAAAAGAACTAAAAGAAGAATACAATAAATTTTTAGCAGACCCTGATAATTATAAAAGCCCTGTACAAGAATTTACTGTATTTGGAGACTTTATAGTAGATGCAGCAGCTTCAATAGCATATAATAAAGGATACAGATATTTAGTTATTGTAGAAAATAATGGAGCTATTCCTAATCTTCCAGCAGATGCAATGGTAGAAGTTCCAGCATATTTAAGAAGCTGGGGTCCTGAGCCAGTAGCTAGAAAACCTATTTCATCATTTTATAAAGGGTTGATAGAAAATCAATTATCATCAGAAAAGTTAGCTGTAGATGCTTATTTTGAAAATTCATATGATAAAGCTCTTCAAGCTATAGCAGTGAATAAGACAGTTTCATCAACTTCAATAGCGAAAGCTATCTTAGATGATTTAATAGAAGCAAATGGAGAATATTGGCCAAAATTAGAAAAGAAATCTTATTAG
- a CDS encoding putative glucose-specific IIBC component produces MDKNRVFSEFQKLGKVLMAPVLILPIAGILVGVGSGFTNPRITEIFPFLKHLGLLFNILKDAGNVVNNNIPVIFAICIAYGFVKSEKATAALSGFLGYMTMNTILGSFLIYTHKLNPASLLIGQKQVLGVLTLDTGVFGGILVGFLVAAIHNKFYKIQLPPILSIFNGTRSIPALTIIFSSLLGIVLAFIFPPVQGLLIKSSEIINSTGASGAFLYGLSERLLLPFGLHHFIYLPFFFTQLGGLVEIDGKMVEGAVNIYNTMLSSPTAVFDVNITRFVMNGKVLFAMFGLPGAALAIYKTALPKNKKKVAALMMAAVLPCALMGITEPLEFSFLFISPILFCLHALLAGIAYVITYILQINIPGPSSFGGPFLSFIFNGILNSNKGSHWYNLLFVGPVYFVIYYYMFKLYIERRNLKTPGREEDEYEDTEIVSTKTISNDILEKIVENVGGSSNILKVDACFTRLRLTLKDNSKIIDQKIFEKQLGASGAIIVDNGIQIIYGNKANLFKIELREFLKHE; encoded by the coding sequence ATGGATAAAAACAGAGTATTTAGTGAGTTTCAAAAGTTGGGAAAAGTATTGATGGCTCCAGTTCTTATATTGCCCATTGCAGGAATATTAGTTGGAGTTGGGAGTGGATTTACTAACCCAAGAATAACAGAGATATTTCCATTTTTAAAGCATCTTGGATTACTGTTTAATATTTTAAAAGATGCAGGAAATGTTGTGAATAATAATATTCCAGTAATATTCGCAATCTGTATAGCATATGGATTTGTAAAAAGTGAGAAGGCAACAGCAGCATTAAGTGGGTTTTTAGGTTATATGACTATGAATACTATTTTAGGAAGTTTTTTAATATACACTCATAAACTTAACCCTGCAAGTCTTTTAATAGGGCAGAAACAAGTGTTAGGGGTATTAACTTTAGATACAGGAGTTTTTGGAGGTATATTAGTAGGATTTTTAGTAGCAGCTATACATAATAAATTTTATAAGATACAGCTTCCACCAATTTTATCAATTTTTAATGGAACAAGATCTATACCAGCACTAACAATAATTTTTTCAAGTCTTCTCGGAATAGTATTAGCCTTTATTTTTCCACCTGTTCAGGGGTTGTTGATAAAATCATCAGAGATTATTAATTCAACAGGGGCATCTGGAGCTTTTCTTTATGGACTTTCAGAGAGGTTATTACTTCCATTTGGACTTCATCACTTTATTTATCTTCCTTTCTTTTTTACTCAGCTAGGTGGACTTGTAGAGATTGATGGAAAAATGGTAGAAGGTGCAGTAAATATATATAATACTATGTTAAGTTCACCAACAGCAGTTTTTGATGTGAATATAACAAGATTTGTAATGAATGGAAAGGTACTTTTTGCAATGTTTGGGCTGCCAGGAGCAGCATTGGCTATATATAAAACAGCATTGCCTAAAAATAAAAAGAAAGTAGCAGCTTTAATGATGGCAGCTGTTCTTCCTTGTGCGTTGATGGGTATTACTGAACCACTGGAATTTTCATTTTTATTTATTTCACCAATATTATTTTGTTTACATGCACTTTTAGCAGGGATAGCTTATGTTATAACATATATATTACAGATAAATATTCCAGGACCATCAAGTTTTGGAGGACCATTTCTTTCTTTTATTTTTAATGGAATTTTAAACTCAAATAAAGGTTCTCACTGGTATAATTTACTTTTTGTAGGACCTGTATATTTTGTAATTTACTATTATATGTTTAAATTGTATATTGAAAGAAGAAATCTTAAAACTCCTGGAAGAGAAGAAGATGAATATGAAGATACAGAAATAGTATCGACTAAAACTATTTCTAATGATATACTTGAAAAGATAGTAGAAAATGTTGGGGGAAGTTCTAACATTTTAAAAGTTGATGCTTGTTTTACAAGATTAAGACTTACATTAAAGGATAATTCTAAAATAATAGATCAAAAAATATTTGAAAAACAACTGGGGGCAAGTGGAGCTATAATTGTTGACAATGGAATTCAGATAATATATGGTAATAAGGCTAATTTATTTAAAATAGAACTTAGAGAATTTTTAAAACATGAATAA
- a CDS encoding putative transcriptional regulator yields MYSFFSNLKKCRDNSDLYPSVEVVIANYILENHDFIPEISIKEFAKKCNTSISTVSRFCRRINDSDFKTLKEECRIYNSFLKEKEVHRKNEKKNYFIDLNDSLLETEKLNNEEIYNQAIKLIKESKKIYFFGTSFSNILAQNASEKFMRLGKNTICPLAASSQNIEVKKIKEDDLAFIISFSNNNFQMNRIKKYLREKRINTIFITSKKDSKNINEIFLMVSSKVYKEFESPLIQEIATNYIINNLYLKYVEDSDKK; encoded by the coding sequence ATGTATTCATTTTTTTCAAATCTAAAAAAATGTAGAGATAACAGTGATTTGTATCCAAGTGTAGAAGTTGTAATTGCTAATTACATATTAGAAAATCATGACTTTATCCCAGAGATATCTATAAAAGAGTTTGCTAAAAAATGTAATACCTCAATATCTACTGTATCAAGATTTTGTCGAAGAATAAATGACAGTGATTTTAAAACATTAAAGGAAGAATGTAGAATATACAATAGTTTTCTTAAAGAAAAAGAAGTTCATAGAAAAAATGAAAAAAAGAATTATTTTATAGATCTTAATGATTCATTATTAGAAACTGAAAAATTAAATAATGAAGAAATATATAACCAGGCAATAAAATTGATTAAAGAATCTAAAAAAATATATTTCTTTGGCACTTCATTTTCGAATATATTGGCTCAAAATGCTAGTGAAAAGTTTATGAGATTAGGGAAAAATACTATATGCCCTCTTGCAGCTTCTTCACAAAATATTGAGGTCAAAAAAATAAAAGAAGATGATTTGGCATTTATAATAAGTTTTTCAAATAATAACTTTCAAATGAATAGAATAAAAAAATATTTAAGAGAGAAAAGAATAAACACTATATTTATAACCTCTAAAAAAGATTCTAAAAATATAAATGAGATATTTTTAATGGTATCTTCAAAAGTGTATAAAGAATTTGAATCTCCTTTGATACAAGAGATAGCAACAAATTATATAATAAATAATCTTTATCTGAAATATGTGGAAGATTCAGATAAAAAATAG
- a CDS encoding putative amidohydrolase: MKKTVLLIVDVQTALILYGMHDAERVTDNINSLIKRCRTKEIEVIFVRHDSGKGSELEYGTSGWEIYSKLQPAENEKIFDKIYNSALRKTGLKEYLESKNIERIILTGMQTEYCIDTTCKAAFEYGYELIIPRDTVTTCDNGKFSAMDLNDFYMNNIWKNRFAQVIDIEDIEF, translated from the coding sequence ATGAAAAAAACAGTATTACTAATAGTGGATGTTCAGACGGCTTTGATTTTATATGGGATGCATGATGCTGAAAGAGTAACAGATAATATCAATTCTCTTATTAAAAGATGTAGAACAAAAGAGATAGAAGTCATATTTGTGAGACATGATAGTGGAAAAGGCAGTGAACTTGAATATGGGACTTCTGGATGGGAAATCTACAGTAAACTCCAACCTGCTGAAAATGAAAAAATATTTGATAAAATTTACAACAGTGCTTTAAGAAAAACAGGATTGAAAGAGTATCTTGAAAGTAAGAATATTGAAAGAATTATATTGACTGGAATGCAGACAGAATATTGTATAGATACTACTTGTAAGGCAGCTTTTGAATATGGCTATGAATTGATTATCCCTAGAGATACAGTAACTACTTGTGATAATGGAAAATTTAGTGCTATGGATTTGAATGATTTTTATATGAATAATATTTGGAAAAATCGTTTTGCACAAGTAATAGATATAGAAGATATAGAATTTTAA
- a CDS encoding putative DNA-binding protein — MEEKYCQSCGMPMGNTDELYGTNADGKKNNDYCSYCFDSGKFTSEMTMDEMVELCVPHMVEVHPEMTEEKARQMMKKFFPHLKRWKKD, encoded by the coding sequence ATGGAAGAAAAATATTGTCAAAGCTGTGGAATGCCTATGGGAAATACTGATGAACTTTATGGAACTAATGCTGATGGTAAAAAGAATAATGATTACTGCAGTTATTGTTTTGATAGTGGAAAGTTTACAAGTGAAATGACAATGGACGAAATGGTTGAACTTTGTGTTCCTCATATGGTTGAAGTTCATCCTGAAATGACTGAAGAAAAAGCAAGACAGATGATGAAGAAATTTTTTCCTCATCTAAAGCGTTGGAAAAAAGACTAG
- a CDS encoding putative transcriptional regulator — protein MQINRLFEILYILINKKHITAKELSLHFEVSVRTIYRDIDILCSAGIPVYTSQGSGGGIFIEKSYILNNSALTDEEQEKIITSLQSIPSLNDIDNSKLISKLSGLFKKNYLNWIEIDFSRWGDSDYDNQNYILIKNSIIGHTIISFAYISSYGEVTLRKICPVKLFFKSSSWYLQGFCLDKKEYRTFKITRMSSLKTNPEIFDTTELPLPPSLEVKKEACPSLMNLKLEFPSHLGYRVYDNFSPEEIEKTKDGNYIVNTSFPHDKWVYSFLLSFGSDVKVLEPEEIRKNLLNEIEKIEKVYKE, from the coding sequence ATTAATAAAAAACATATAACTGCCAAAGAATTGTCTTTACATTTTGAAGTATCTGTACGAACTATCTACCGAGATATTGATATCCTATGTTCTGCTGGTATTCCTGTATATACTTCTCAAGGAAGTGGTGGTGGAATATTCATAGAAAAAAGCTATATTTTAAATAATTCTGCTCTCACTGATGAGGAACAAGAAAAAATAATAACATCTCTTCAAAGTATTCCTTCATTAAATGACATTGATAATTCAAAGCTCATATCTAAATTATCTGGGCTCTTTAAAAAAAATTATCTCAACTGGATAGAAATAGATTTTTCCAGATGGGGTGACAGTGATTACGATAATCAGAATTATATCCTCATCAAGAATTCCATCATTGGACATACTATAATTTCCTTTGCATATATCAGTTCATATGGAGAAGTTACTTTAAGAAAAATTTGTCCTGTAAAACTTTTCTTCAAATCTTCTTCTTGGTATCTACAGGGATTTTGTCTTGATAAAAAAGAATACAGAACATTTAAAATCACCAGAATGTCTTCTTTAAAGACAAATCCTGAAATATTTGATACTACTGAACTTCCTTTGCCTCCATCATTAGAAGTAAAAAAAGAAGCTTGCCCCTCGCTTATGAACTTAAAATTAGAATTTCCTTCTCATTTAGGTTACAGAGTTTATGACAACTTTTCTCCAGAAGAAATAGAAAAAACAAAAGATGGAAATTATATAGTAAATACATCTTTTCCACATGATAAATGGGTATATAGCTTTCTTCTCTCTTTTGGTTCAGATGTGAAAGTTTTAGAACCAGAAGAAATAAGAAAAAATCTTTTAAACGAAATAGAAAAAATAGAAAAAGTTTATAAAGAGTAA